In Dyadobacter subterraneus, a single genomic region encodes these proteins:
- a CDS encoding TolC family protein yields MKKYVNKISFLVLLAALSACKISKNVETPNAALPENFRNAAAAADTISIADLPLDSFFTDASLQRLLDSAIVKNYDMQVALKNIESAQLLFKQTKFAYLPSANLNIAVGSNRPSDNSLNGLSASSFLGTSHIEDFTANVGLSWEADIWGKIRNRNGRALAEYLQTIEAKNAIQTNLVATVSQGFYNLLMLDAQLAIAQKNLALNDSTLRIFGFQFTSGQVTSLAIQQAEAQRLTAAKLIPQLQQSIILQENALSILAGELPGRTQRDINLDQVSFPKTLSAGVPTAMLNRRPDIRRVELALDVANANVGIAKASMYPSLVITASGGINSFKASNWFSIPASLFGLASGGITQPLFQRNLLKTQYEVSKVERERTVIQFRQSVLYAVGEVSDALVKIEKLKEQEDIAATRVKTLEQAITNSNLLFQSGMANYLEVITAQSNVLQGELELVAIKRAQLGANVDLYRSLGGGWK; encoded by the coding sequence ATGAAAAAGTACGTTAATAAAATATCCTTTCTTGTTTTGCTGGCCGCTTTGAGCGCTTGTAAAATCTCGAAAAACGTTGAAACGCCTAATGCAGCATTACCTGAGAATTTCAGGAATGCTGCCGCAGCAGCCGACACAATCAGTATAGCAGATTTGCCGCTTGACAGCTTTTTTACAGACGCTTCGCTTCAAAGATTACTTGACAGCGCAATCGTAAAAAATTACGATATGCAAGTGGCTCTTAAAAATATCGAAAGTGCGCAGTTGCTTTTCAAACAAACGAAATTTGCATACTTGCCCAGCGCCAATCTCAACATTGCCGTTGGCTCCAATCGTCCTTCTGATAACAGTTTGAATGGTTTGAGTGCAAGTTCATTTTTGGGAACTTCACATATTGAGGATTTCACAGCAAACGTAGGTTTGTCATGGGAAGCCGATATCTGGGGCAAAATCCGCAACAGAAACGGAAGAGCACTGGCTGAATACCTGCAAACGATTGAAGCAAAAAACGCAATTCAGACAAATCTTGTTGCGACCGTTTCGCAAGGATTTTACAATCTTTTGATGCTGGATGCACAGCTTGCTATTGCACAAAAAAATCTGGCGCTGAATGATAGCACGCTAAGAATTTTCGGATTCCAGTTTACTTCCGGACAAGTAACTTCCCTTGCCATCCAGCAAGCCGAAGCACAGCGATTGACCGCAGCAAAACTGATCCCGCAATTGCAGCAAAGCATCATTCTGCAAGAAAATGCACTTAGTATTTTGGCAGGAGAATTGCCCGGCAGAACACAGCGTGACATCAATCTGGATCAGGTTTCTTTTCCAAAAACTTTGTCAGCCGGCGTACCGACAGCCATGTTAAATCGTCGTCCGGATATCAGACGTGTCGAACTTGCGTTGGATGTTGCCAATGCAAATGTGGGTATTGCCAAGGCGAGTATGTATCCATCGTTGGTAATCACAGCAAGTGGTGGGATTAACTCTTTCAAAGCGTCAAACTGGTTTAGTATTCCTGCATCGTTATTCGGCCTTGCATCAGGAGGAATCACACAACCGCTTTTCCAGAGAAATCTTTTGAAAACCCAGTACGAAGTTTCAAAAGTGGAACGTGAAAGAACGGTGATCCAATTCAGACAATCAGTGCTTTATGCGGTTGGAGAAGTTTCTGATGCTTTGGTAAAAATTGAAAAATTAAAAGAACAGGAAGATATCGCCGCAACGCGTGTCAAAACACTTGAACAAGCTATAACTAATTCCAATTTATTGTTCCAAAGCGGCATGGCCAATTATCTTGAAGTGATCACAGCGCAAAGCAATGTATTGCAAGGTGAGCTGGAACTGGTTGCTATCAAACGTGCTCAACTTGGTGCTAATGTAGACTTATATCGTTCGTTAGGAGGCGGATGGAAATGA